From the genome of Lotus japonicus ecotype B-129 chromosome 6, LjGifu_v1.2, one region includes:
- the LOC130723912 gene encoding glutathione hydrolase 1-like, with protein sequence MSVLRTSTAVFLLWHAIAFVVVSNLGSVDAANRDKKHINQVIVAYNGAVATDDRRCSRIGMDALREGGHAADAAVAAALCLGVVSPASSGLGGGAFMLLRLANGVAKAFDMREVAPSLASKDMYGGNATLKEKGGLSVAVPGELAGLHKVWKQHGKLPWERLVKPAEILARKGFKISPFLRFQLERSESDVLEDTGLRSVFARNGKLLKRGDICYNKKLADTLKIISKNGPQAFYGGLIGLNLVEDVQKAGGILSMKDLKSYSVKEKEPISTDVLGLKILGMPPASGGPPMMLLLNILAQYDLPSGISGALGYHREIEALKHVFAVRMNLGDPDFVNVTGVLSDMLSPKFASELKKDINDSKTFNASHYGGKWNQILDHGTSHLSIVDVERNAISMTTTVNAYFGSKILSPSTGIVLNNEMDDFSIPRNVSKDVPPPAPANFIVPGKRPLSSMSPTIALKDGKLKAVLGASGGAMIIAGTSEVLLNHFVKGMDPFSSITAPRVYHQLIPNVVSYENWTTVSGKHIELPSDIREALSSKGHVLQGLAGGTICQFIAVDDLEHSVKNKGFGKLVAVSDPRKGGFPAGF encoded by the exons ATGTCTGTCCTTCGTACATCTACAG CTGTGTTTTTGCTATGGCATGCCATTGCATTCGTTGTTGTTTCAAATTTGGGCTCTGTTGATGCTGCAAATAGAGACAAGAAACACATAAATCAGGTGATTGTTGCCTACAATGGAGCTGTTGCCACTGATGATCGCCGATGCTCGCGTATTGGGATGGATGCTCTCCGGGAAGGAGGGCATGCTGCGGATGCTGCAGTGGCGGCTGCTCTTTGTTTGGGGGTTGTTAGTCCAGCTTCAAGTGGCCTTGGTGGTGGAGCCTTTATGCTTCTCAGGCTAGCTAATGGGGTGGCAAAGGCCTTTGATATGAGGGAAGTTGCTCCTAGTCTTGCTTCCAAG GACATGTATGGTGGCAATGCTACTTTGAAGGAGAAAGGTGGCCTCTCTGTTGCAGTCCCCGGAGAACTTGCTGGCCTTCACAAAGTGTGGAAACAACATGGGAAGCTCCCATGGGAGAGACTTGTAAAGCCAGCCGAGATTCTTGCCCGGAAGGGATTTAAGATATCGCCATTCCTCCGCTTTCAGTTGGAACGATCAGAGTCAGATGTATTGGAAGATACCGGTCTTCGCAGTGTGTTTGCTCGAAATGGAAAACTCTTGAAGAGAGGAGACATATGCTACAATAAGAAACTTGCAGACACACTCAAAATAATATCCAAGAATGGTCCTCAAGCCTTCTATGGTGGATTGATTGGTCTTAATTTAGTTGAGGATGTTCAGAAGGCTGGAGGGATATTGAGCATGAAAGACCTCAAAAGTTACTCTGTAAAAGAAAAGGAACCCATTTCTACAGATGTTCTTGGACTCAAAATTCTTGGCATGCCTCCAGCTTCAGGGGGGCCTCCAATGATGCTA CTGCTGAACATTCTAGCTCAGTATGATCTCCCTTCTGGTATTTCTGGCGCCCTTGGGTACCATCGAGAAATTGAAGCTCTGAAACATGTATTTGCTGTGAGAATGAATCTTGGTGATCCTGATTTTGTAAATGTAACTGGGGTTCTTTCTGATATGCTTTCTCCTAAGTTTGCTAGTGAGTTAAAAAAGGACATCAATGATAGTAAAACTTTTAATGCAAGTCATTATGGTGGCAA GTGGAATCAGATCCTTGATCATGGTACAAGTCATCTAAGCATTGTAGATGTTGAGCGAAATGCTATTTCCATGACCACCACAGTAAATGCATATTTTGGTTCAAAGATCCTTTCACCAAGTACAGGAATAGTACTGAACAATGAGATGGATGATTTTTCCATCCCTAGAAATGTTTCTAAAGATGTTCCTCCACCAGCTCCTGCAAATTTCATCGTGCCAGGGAAGCGACCATTATCATCCATGTCACCAACTATTGCCCTTAAG GATGGAAAATTGAAAGCTGTATTAGGTGCAAGTGGAGGAGCTATGATTATTGCAGGAACTTCAGAGGTTCTTCTGAATCACTTTGTCAAAGGAATGGATCCTTTTTCATCTATAACGGCACCTAGGGTTTATCATCAG CTGATACCTAACGTGGTTAGTTATGAGAATTGGACAACTGTGAGCGGTAAACACATTGAACTTCCTTCTGATATCAGAGAAGCCCTTAGTAGTAAGGGTCATGTTCTTCAGGGCCTTGCTGGAGGGACTATTTGCCAATTTATTGCTGTAGACGATTTAGAGCATTCTGTAAAAAATAAGGGTTTTGGAAAGCTTGTGGCAGTTAGTGATCCAAGAAAGGGTGGTTTTCCTGCTGGCTTCTGA